The Candidatus Nanopelagicus abundans genome includes a region encoding these proteins:
- the ribD gene encoding bifunctional diaminohydroxyphosphoribosylaminopyrimidine deaminase/5-amino-6-(5-phosphoribosylamino)uracil reductase RibD produces MDQSALMSRADDLSKLGLGFTAPNPIVGCIIIDSNNNVIAEEFHNGGAHAESKAINSIKVIPPGATLFTTLEPCNHQGKTEPCSDLIIKSGIKNVIYSITDPNSVAQGGSKKLREAGLNVTSGVLTEKVEFTNRHWLQKIKIGRPYFTWKIAMTLDGKIAALDGSSKWITSAESRDEVSKLRSQADAVLIGTGTALVDNPSLNSHNPGSRQPLRIVMGKSEIPVSHKLNDESAPTHFLKSHETSDLIKLLSDLEINQVLIESGPKLATALLKLGLIDEIVAYIAPSILGSGSSFVGDLDISSLSERMDYQIHSFTQIGNDLRVTLIGRK; encoded by the coding sequence ATGGATCAGTCAGCGCTTATGTCGCGCGCCGATGACCTTTCAAAACTTGGCTTGGGCTTTACAGCACCAAACCCAATAGTTGGTTGCATTATTATAGATTCAAATAACAATGTTATTGCCGAAGAATTTCACAACGGTGGAGCACATGCAGAATCTAAAGCAATAAATTCGATAAAAGTAATTCCACCTGGCGCAACTCTATTTACTACTTTAGAACCTTGTAATCATCAAGGTAAAACTGAGCCCTGTTCAGATTTAATAATTAAATCTGGCATTAAGAATGTAATTTATTCCATAACAGATCCTAATTCTGTTGCACAAGGCGGTTCAAAAAAATTACGTGAAGCAGGGCTAAATGTGACTAGTGGAGTTTTAACTGAGAAGGTTGAATTTACTAATAGACATTGGCTACAAAAGATTAAAATAGGGCGCCCGTATTTCACATGGAAAATTGCTATGACATTAGATGGCAAGATTGCAGCATTAGACGGAAGTTCAAAATGGATAACTAGTGCTGAATCAAGGGATGAGGTTTCCAAGTTACGAAGCCAGGCAGATGCAGTTTTAATTGGTACTGGAACCGCTCTAGTTGATAATCCATCTTTAAATTCTCACAATCCTGGTAGCCGACAACCACTTCGCATAGTTATGGGTAAGAGTGAAATTCCTGTCAGTCATAAGTTAAATGATGAGTCTGCCCCTACACATTTTCTTAAAAGTCATGAAACCTCTGATCTAATTAAGCTGCTATCAGATCTTGAAATTAATCAAGTTTTAATTGAATCTGGCCCAAAGTTAGCAACTGCATTACTAAAACTTGGGTTAATTGATGAGATAGTGGCTTACATTGCTCCTTCAATTTTAGGTAGCGGAAGTTCTTTTGTTGGTGATTTAGATATTTCTTCATTAAGTGAGCGAATGGACTATCAGATTCACAGTTTTACTCAAATAGGAAATGATTTGCGCGTTACGTTGATTGGTAGAAAATAA
- the argG gene encoding argininosuccinate synthase produces MSKVLSSLPVGQKVGIAFSGGLDTSVAVAWMKSKGATPCTYTADLGQYDEKNIETVPTRAKEYGAEIARLVDCKSALVEEGLAALACGAFHITTAGKTYFNTTPLGRAVTGTLLVRAMLADNVLIWGDGSTYKGNDIERFYRYGLLANPKLKIYKPWLDKDFVNELGGRKEMSKWLTDHKLPYRDSTEKAYSTDANILGATHEAKSLENLDSHIEIVEPIMGVKFWDQSVKIDSEDVTIEFMQGRPVSINAKAIKDPVALIKEANAIGGRHGLGMSDQIENRIIEAKSRGIYEAPGMALLFIAYERLVSAIHNEDTIASYHEQGRKLGRLLYEGRWFDPQALMLRQSLTSWVASTITGSVTIRLRRGDDYSIINTKGANLSYSPEKLSMEKTADAAFGPADRIGQLTMRNLDIEDTRAKLDLYASQGQLSSSEFKLIKEIE; encoded by the coding sequence ATGTCTAAAGTTCTCTCTTCCCTGCCAGTTGGCCAGAAGGTTGGCATTGCATTTAGTGGCGGACTTGATACTTCAGTTGCGGTTGCGTGGATGAAAAGTAAAGGTGCAACACCTTGCACATATACCGCAGATCTTGGTCAATATGATGAAAAAAATATCGAAACTGTTCCAACTCGAGCAAAAGAGTATGGCGCAGAAATTGCTCGTTTAGTTGATTGCAAAAGCGCACTTGTTGAAGAAGGTTTAGCAGCCCTTGCTTGCGGAGCTTTTCATATAACAACTGCCGGAAAAACTTACTTTAATACCACTCCTCTTGGTAGAGCAGTAACTGGAACATTACTTGTTAGAGCAATGCTTGCTGATAATGTTTTAATTTGGGGTGATGGTTCAACCTATAAAGGTAACGACATAGAACGCTTCTATCGTTATGGCTTATTAGCTAATCCAAAACTTAAGATATATAAACCATGGCTTGATAAAGACTTTGTAAATGAGTTAGGTGGGCGCAAAGAGATGTCAAAGTGGCTTACCGATCATAAATTGCCCTACCGTGACTCAACTGAGAAGGCATACAGCACTGATGCAAATATTTTAGGCGCTACCCATGAGGCAAAATCTCTTGAGAACTTAGATTCACATATTGAAATAGTTGAGCCAATTATGGGAGTTAAGTTTTGGGATCAGTCGGTTAAAATTGATAGCGAAGATGTAACTATTGAGTTTATGCAGGGTCGACCAGTTTCTATTAATGCAAAAGCTATTAAAGATCCAGTTGCTTTAATAAAAGAGGCTAATGCGATAGGCGGCCGCCATGGCCTTGGCATGAGTGACCAGATTGAAAATCGAATTATTGAAGCAAAGAGCCGTGGTATTTATGAAGCACCCGGAATGGCGTTGCTATTTATTGCATATGAAAGATTAGTTAGTGCTATTCACAATGAAGACACAATCGCTTCTTATCATGAGCAGGGACGCAAACTAGGAAGATTGTTATATGAAGGCCGTTGGTTTGATCCGCAAGCGCTAATGCTTCGCCAGTCACTAACTAGCTGGGTTGCTTCAACAATTACTGGCTCAGTAACAATTAGATTACGTCGAGGCGATGATTACTCAATAATTAATACCAAGGGTGCAAATCTTTCTTACTCACCGGAGAAGTTATCAATGGAGAAAACTGCAGACGCTGCTTTCGGGCCAGCTGATCGAATTGGGCAACTGACTATGAGAAACCTAGATATTGAAGACACTAGGGCAAAATTAGATTTGTATGCTTCACAAGGTCAACTTTCTTCATCTGAATTCAAACTTATTAAAGAGATTGAGTAA